Proteins encoded in a region of the Takifugu flavidus isolate HTHZ2018 chromosome 8, ASM371156v2, whole genome shotgun sequence genome:
- the srpk3 gene encoding SRSF protein kinase 3 isoform X1, whose translation MLIGNGNTAATGKKHRKRCKKHRKLRTDDNRTDELCNPQNLNVKITPLTMEQPANGPGTILSSEDAPQSTEEPHEAPKASQQTGAVPLPRETPSLPPQSTLQSHSPPPLSIPKTPSPFLDVINIPLLAPESTLQTAALPSLNVATSLKILSRSLSDAGRHPVLCPSHPLLVPQNSSTVPHRTPNTSLSLPEDHPVAFKSPPSTLHSVSQNAPEIPPACAPPFAPSPPLSPSHPEPFLLNSVTFTSSVSSHLLSPVCSTSSSGPRPLDSLGPPVPTMPSVAPQLITPPQMLSPPPPELTPPPAQQLGSDDEEQEDPTDYCKGGYYPVMIGDLFNGRYHVVRKLGWGHFSTVWLCWDLQKKRFVALKVVKSAPHYTETALDEIKLLRCVRDSDPSDPYRETIVQLIDDFKISGVNGVHVCMVMEVLGHQLLKWIIKSNYMGLPLVCVKAIIKQVLQGLDYLHTKCKIIHTDIKPENILLEVEEVYIRRLAAEATVWQRAGAPPPSGSSVSMAPRDLQVSVQVGKLSKNKKKKLKRKAKRQQRLLEERLVDIQKMEEDVAPADGTDSNAVNGNASCPPANSKASSESTCSWSDDRCNGHAPGRFSSPASGLSGFSSSVMSATSESALSTQSGCSSGRDAFSASEFILSPLDPGNAHKLKVKIADLGNACWVYKHFTEDIQTRQYRALEVLIGAEYGPPADIWSTACMAFELATGDYLFEPHSGEDYTRDEDHIAHIMELLGSVPLPFALSGRYSREYFNRRGNVWSLSCGHASSLSAPLAGFSNSKPLSGDLRHISNLKPWGLFEVLLEKYEWPLDQAAEFSDFLLTMLELQPDRRATAAQCLQHAWLNT comes from the exons ATGTTAATAG GGAACGGAAACACTGCCGCCACCGGCAAGAAACACCGGAAGCGATGCAAAAAACACCGGAAGCTCCGAACAGATGACAACAG gaCTGATGAACTTTGCAACCCTCAGAACTTAAATGTAAAGATTACCCCTCTGACCATGGAGCAGCCTGCCAATGGCCCAGGGACTATTTTGTCATCTGAAGATGCGCCACAAAGCACAGAAGAGCCGCACGAAGCCCCTAAAGCATCCCAGCAGACAGGCGCCGTGCCGTTACCCAGGGAAACCCCCTCCCTGCCACCACAGAGCACCCTTCAGAgccattctcctcctcccctgagCATCCCAAAGACTCCCTCGCCCTTTCTAGATGTCATAAATATCCCTCTTCTAGCTCCTGAAAGTACCCTCCAGACCGCTGCGCTACCCTCTCTAAACGTGGCGACTTCTCTTAAGATTTTGAGCCGCTCACTGTCCGACGCAGGCCGCCATCCCGTCCTCTGTCCCAGCCACCCGCTCCTAGTTCCCCAGAATTCCTCCACCGTGCCTCACAGGACTCCAAATACCTCTCTGAGTCTTCCTGAAGACCACCCGGTCGCCTTTAAATCACCTCCGAGCACATTGCACAgtgtttcccagaatgcacctgaaATCCCTCCAGCTTGTGCTCCGCCTTTTGCTCCCAGCCCGCCgctaagcccctcccaccccgAGCCCTTCCTGCTGAACTCGgtcaccttcacctccagcGTCTCGTCCCACCTGCTCTCTCCCGTCTGCTCCACGTCTTCCTCTGGGCCCCGTCCGCTGGACTCTTTGGGCCCTCCTGTTCCCACGATGCCCTCCGTCGCCCCTCAGCTGATCACGCCGCCCCAGATGCTCAGCCCACCCCCTCCTGAGTTAACCCCGCCTCCAGCCCAGCAGCTGGGATCTGACgatgaagaacaggaagaccCCACCGACTACTGCAAAG GTGGTTACTACCCGGTGATGATCGGTGACCTGTTTAACGGGAGGTACCATGTTGTGAGAAAACTGGGCTGGGGACATTTCTCTACTGTGTGGCTCTGCTGGGACCTGca GAAAAAGCGTTTTGTGGCGTTGAAGGTGGTGAAGAGCGCTCCCCATTACACGGAGACGGCTCTGGATGAGATCAAACTTCTCCGATGT GTGAGGGACAGCGACCCCTCTGACCCCTACAGAGAAACCATCGTCCAGCTGATCGATGACTTCAAGATCTCTGGAGTTAATGGAGTCC ATGTCTGCATGGTTATGGAGGTTTTGGGACATCAGCTGTTGAAATGGATCATCAAGTCAAACTACATGGGCCtccctctggtgtgtgtgaaggccatCATcaaacag GTCCTGCAGGGTCTCGACTACCTTCACACCAAATGTAAAATCATCCACACCGACATCAAACCAGAGAACATcttactggaggtggaggaggtgtaCATCAGGAGGCTGGCAGCCGAGGCCACCGTCTGGCAGAGAGCTggagccccgcccccctccgGCTCATCAG TTAGCATGGCTCCCAGGGATCTGCAGGTGAgtgtccag GTTGGTAAACTGTccaaaaacaagaagaagaagctgaagaggaaaGCGAAGCGTCAGCAGAGGCTGTTGGAGGAGAGACTGGTGGACATACAG aaaatggaggaggaCGTCGCGCCGGCTGACGGCACAGACAGTAACG CTGTGAACGGAAacgcttcctgtcctccagccaaTAGCAAGGCCAGCTCAGAGTCCACCTGCTCCTGGTCAGACGACAGGTGCAACGGCCACGCCCCCGGACGCTTCTCCAGCCCCGCCTCCGGGTTATCGGGCTTCTCCAGCTCCGTGATGTCGGCGACATCCGAGTCGGCCCTTTCCACTCAGTCGGGATGCTCGAGCGGGCGAGACG CCTTCAGCGCCTCAGAGTTCATCCTCAGCCCGCTGGATCCCGGCAACGCCCACAAACTGAAAGTGAAGATCGCCGACCTGGGGAACGCCTGCTGGGTG TACAAACACTTCACCGAGGACATCCAGACCAGGCAGTACAGAGCTCTGGAGGTTCTGATCGGAGCAGAGTACGGCCCTCCCGCAGACATCTGGAGCACTGCGTgcatg GCGTTTGAGTTGGCGACGGGAGATTACCTGTTTGAGCCTCACTCGGGTGAAGACTACACCAGAGATGAAG ACCACATCGCTCACatcatggagctgctggggtCCGTTCCTCTGCCCTTCGCTCTGTCTGGCAGGTACTCCAGAGAGTACTTCAACAGGAGAGGTAACGTctggagcctcagctgtggccaCGCCTCTTCGCTCTCAGCCCCTTTGGCTGGATTCTCTAATTCCAAACCCCTTTCAGGTGATCTGCGGCACATTTCCAACCTGAAGCCGTGGGGTCTGTTCGaggtgctgttggagaagtATGAGTGGCCCCTGGATCAGGCTGCGGAGTTCAGTGACTTCCTGCTGACcatgttggagctgcagcctgacCGCCGAGCGACAGCAGCACAGTGTCTGCAACACGCGTGGCTGAACACATAG
- the srpk3 gene encoding SRSF protein kinase 3 isoform X2 — protein MLIGNGNTAATGKKHRKRCKKHRKLRTDDNRTDELCNPQNLNVKITPLTMEQPANGPGTILSSEDAPQSTEEPHEAPKASQQTGAVPLPRETPSLPPQSTLQSHSPPPLSIPKTPSPFLDVINIPLLAPESTLQTAALPSLNVATSLKILSRSLSDAGRHPVLCPSHPLLVPQNSSTVPHRTPNTSLSLPEDHPVAFKSPPSTLHSVSQNAPEIPPACAPPFAPSPPLSPSHPEPFLLNSVTFTSSVSSHLLSPVCSTSSSGPRPLDSLGPPVPTMPSVAPQLITPPQMLSPPPPELTPPPAQQLGSDDEEQEDPTDYCKGGYYPVMIGDLFNGRYHVVRKLGWGHFSTVWLCWDLQKKRFVALKVVKSAPHYTETALDEIKLLRCVRDSDPSDPYRETIVQLIDDFKISGVNGVHVCMVMEVLGHQLLKWIIKSNYMGLPLVCVKAIIKQVLQGLDYLHTKCKIIHTDIKPENILLEVEEVYIRRLAAEATVWQRAGAPPPSGSSVSMAPRDLQVGKLSKNKKKKLKRKAKRQQRLLEERLVDIQKMEEDVAPADGTDSNAVNGNASCPPANSKASSESTCSWSDDRCNGHAPGRFSSPASGLSGFSSSVMSATSESALSTQSGCSSGRDAFSASEFILSPLDPGNAHKLKVKIADLGNACWVYKHFTEDIQTRQYRALEVLIGAEYGPPADIWSTACMAFELATGDYLFEPHSGEDYTRDEDHIAHIMELLGSVPLPFALSGRYSREYFNRRGNVWSLSCGHASSLSAPLAGFSNSKPLSGDLRHISNLKPWGLFEVLLEKYEWPLDQAAEFSDFLLTMLELQPDRRATAAQCLQHAWLNT, from the exons ATGTTAATAG GGAACGGAAACACTGCCGCCACCGGCAAGAAACACCGGAAGCGATGCAAAAAACACCGGAAGCTCCGAACAGATGACAACAG gaCTGATGAACTTTGCAACCCTCAGAACTTAAATGTAAAGATTACCCCTCTGACCATGGAGCAGCCTGCCAATGGCCCAGGGACTATTTTGTCATCTGAAGATGCGCCACAAAGCACAGAAGAGCCGCACGAAGCCCCTAAAGCATCCCAGCAGACAGGCGCCGTGCCGTTACCCAGGGAAACCCCCTCCCTGCCACCACAGAGCACCCTTCAGAgccattctcctcctcccctgagCATCCCAAAGACTCCCTCGCCCTTTCTAGATGTCATAAATATCCCTCTTCTAGCTCCTGAAAGTACCCTCCAGACCGCTGCGCTACCCTCTCTAAACGTGGCGACTTCTCTTAAGATTTTGAGCCGCTCACTGTCCGACGCAGGCCGCCATCCCGTCCTCTGTCCCAGCCACCCGCTCCTAGTTCCCCAGAATTCCTCCACCGTGCCTCACAGGACTCCAAATACCTCTCTGAGTCTTCCTGAAGACCACCCGGTCGCCTTTAAATCACCTCCGAGCACATTGCACAgtgtttcccagaatgcacctgaaATCCCTCCAGCTTGTGCTCCGCCTTTTGCTCCCAGCCCGCCgctaagcccctcccaccccgAGCCCTTCCTGCTGAACTCGgtcaccttcacctccagcGTCTCGTCCCACCTGCTCTCTCCCGTCTGCTCCACGTCTTCCTCTGGGCCCCGTCCGCTGGACTCTTTGGGCCCTCCTGTTCCCACGATGCCCTCCGTCGCCCCTCAGCTGATCACGCCGCCCCAGATGCTCAGCCCACCCCCTCCTGAGTTAACCCCGCCTCCAGCCCAGCAGCTGGGATCTGACgatgaagaacaggaagaccCCACCGACTACTGCAAAG GTGGTTACTACCCGGTGATGATCGGTGACCTGTTTAACGGGAGGTACCATGTTGTGAGAAAACTGGGCTGGGGACATTTCTCTACTGTGTGGCTCTGCTGGGACCTGca GAAAAAGCGTTTTGTGGCGTTGAAGGTGGTGAAGAGCGCTCCCCATTACACGGAGACGGCTCTGGATGAGATCAAACTTCTCCGATGT GTGAGGGACAGCGACCCCTCTGACCCCTACAGAGAAACCATCGTCCAGCTGATCGATGACTTCAAGATCTCTGGAGTTAATGGAGTCC ATGTCTGCATGGTTATGGAGGTTTTGGGACATCAGCTGTTGAAATGGATCATCAAGTCAAACTACATGGGCCtccctctggtgtgtgtgaaggccatCATcaaacag GTCCTGCAGGGTCTCGACTACCTTCACACCAAATGTAAAATCATCCACACCGACATCAAACCAGAGAACATcttactggaggtggaggaggtgtaCATCAGGAGGCTGGCAGCCGAGGCCACCGTCTGGCAGAGAGCTggagccccgcccccctccgGCTCATCAG TTAGCATGGCTCCCAGGGATCTGCAG GTTGGTAAACTGTccaaaaacaagaagaagaagctgaagaggaaaGCGAAGCGTCAGCAGAGGCTGTTGGAGGAGAGACTGGTGGACATACAG aaaatggaggaggaCGTCGCGCCGGCTGACGGCACAGACAGTAACG CTGTGAACGGAAacgcttcctgtcctccagccaaTAGCAAGGCCAGCTCAGAGTCCACCTGCTCCTGGTCAGACGACAGGTGCAACGGCCACGCCCCCGGACGCTTCTCCAGCCCCGCCTCCGGGTTATCGGGCTTCTCCAGCTCCGTGATGTCGGCGACATCCGAGTCGGCCCTTTCCACTCAGTCGGGATGCTCGAGCGGGCGAGACG CCTTCAGCGCCTCAGAGTTCATCCTCAGCCCGCTGGATCCCGGCAACGCCCACAAACTGAAAGTGAAGATCGCCGACCTGGGGAACGCCTGCTGGGTG TACAAACACTTCACCGAGGACATCCAGACCAGGCAGTACAGAGCTCTGGAGGTTCTGATCGGAGCAGAGTACGGCCCTCCCGCAGACATCTGGAGCACTGCGTgcatg GCGTTTGAGTTGGCGACGGGAGATTACCTGTTTGAGCCTCACTCGGGTGAAGACTACACCAGAGATGAAG ACCACATCGCTCACatcatggagctgctggggtCCGTTCCTCTGCCCTTCGCTCTGTCTGGCAGGTACTCCAGAGAGTACTTCAACAGGAGAGGTAACGTctggagcctcagctgtggccaCGCCTCTTCGCTCTCAGCCCCTTTGGCTGGATTCTCTAATTCCAAACCCCTTTCAGGTGATCTGCGGCACATTTCCAACCTGAAGCCGTGGGGTCTGTTCGaggtgctgttggagaagtATGAGTGGCCCCTGGATCAGGCTGCGGAGTTCAGTGACTTCCTGCTGACcatgttggagctgcagcctgacCGCCGAGCGACAGCAGCACAGTGTCTGCAACACGCGTGGCTGAACACATAG
- the srpk3 gene encoding SRSF protein kinase 3 isoform X3, protein MLIGNGNTAATGKKHRKRCKKHRKLRTDDNRTDELCNPQNLNVKITPLTMEQPANGPGTILSSEDAPQSTEEPHEAPKASQQTGAVPLPRETPSLPPQSTLQSHSPPPLSIPKTPSPFLDVINIPLLAPESTLQTAALPSLNVATSLKILSRSLSDAGRHPVLCPSHPLLVPQNSSTVPHRTPNTSLSLPEDHPVAFKSPPSTLHSVSQNAPEIPPACAPPFAPSPPLSPSHPEPFLLNSVTFTSSVSSHLLSPVCSTSSSGPRPLDSLGPPVPTMPSVAPQLITPPQMLSPPPPELTPPPAQQLGSDDEEQEDPTDYCKGGYYPVMIGDLFNGRYHVVRKLGWGHFSTVWLCWDLQKKRFVALKVVKSAPHYTETALDEIKLLRCVRDSDPSDPYRETIVQLIDDFKISGVNGVHVCMVMEVLGHQLLKWIIKSNYMGLPLVCVKAIIKQVLQGLDYLHTKCKIIHTDIKPENILLEVEEVYIRRLAAEATVWQRAGAPPPSGSSVSMAPRDLQVSVQVGKLSKNKKKKLKRKAKRQQRLLEERLVDIQKMEEDVAPADGTDSNAVNGNASCPPANSKASSESTCSWSDDRCNGHAPGRFSSPASGLSGFSSSVMSATSESALSTQSGCSSGRDAFSASEFILSPLDPGNAHKLKVKIADLGNACWVYKHFTEDIQTRQYRALEVLIGAEYGPPADIWSTACMAFELATGDYLFEPHSGEDYTRDEDHIAHIMELLGSVPLPFALSGRYSREYFNRRGDLRHISNLKPWGLFEVLLEKYEWPLDQAAEFSDFLLTMLELQPDRRATAAQCLQHAWLNT, encoded by the exons ATGTTAATAG GGAACGGAAACACTGCCGCCACCGGCAAGAAACACCGGAAGCGATGCAAAAAACACCGGAAGCTCCGAACAGATGACAACAG gaCTGATGAACTTTGCAACCCTCAGAACTTAAATGTAAAGATTACCCCTCTGACCATGGAGCAGCCTGCCAATGGCCCAGGGACTATTTTGTCATCTGAAGATGCGCCACAAAGCACAGAAGAGCCGCACGAAGCCCCTAAAGCATCCCAGCAGACAGGCGCCGTGCCGTTACCCAGGGAAACCCCCTCCCTGCCACCACAGAGCACCCTTCAGAgccattctcctcctcccctgagCATCCCAAAGACTCCCTCGCCCTTTCTAGATGTCATAAATATCCCTCTTCTAGCTCCTGAAAGTACCCTCCAGACCGCTGCGCTACCCTCTCTAAACGTGGCGACTTCTCTTAAGATTTTGAGCCGCTCACTGTCCGACGCAGGCCGCCATCCCGTCCTCTGTCCCAGCCACCCGCTCCTAGTTCCCCAGAATTCCTCCACCGTGCCTCACAGGACTCCAAATACCTCTCTGAGTCTTCCTGAAGACCACCCGGTCGCCTTTAAATCACCTCCGAGCACATTGCACAgtgtttcccagaatgcacctgaaATCCCTCCAGCTTGTGCTCCGCCTTTTGCTCCCAGCCCGCCgctaagcccctcccaccccgAGCCCTTCCTGCTGAACTCGgtcaccttcacctccagcGTCTCGTCCCACCTGCTCTCTCCCGTCTGCTCCACGTCTTCCTCTGGGCCCCGTCCGCTGGACTCTTTGGGCCCTCCTGTTCCCACGATGCCCTCCGTCGCCCCTCAGCTGATCACGCCGCCCCAGATGCTCAGCCCACCCCCTCCTGAGTTAACCCCGCCTCCAGCCCAGCAGCTGGGATCTGACgatgaagaacaggaagaccCCACCGACTACTGCAAAG GTGGTTACTACCCGGTGATGATCGGTGACCTGTTTAACGGGAGGTACCATGTTGTGAGAAAACTGGGCTGGGGACATTTCTCTACTGTGTGGCTCTGCTGGGACCTGca GAAAAAGCGTTTTGTGGCGTTGAAGGTGGTGAAGAGCGCTCCCCATTACACGGAGACGGCTCTGGATGAGATCAAACTTCTCCGATGT GTGAGGGACAGCGACCCCTCTGACCCCTACAGAGAAACCATCGTCCAGCTGATCGATGACTTCAAGATCTCTGGAGTTAATGGAGTCC ATGTCTGCATGGTTATGGAGGTTTTGGGACATCAGCTGTTGAAATGGATCATCAAGTCAAACTACATGGGCCtccctctggtgtgtgtgaaggccatCATcaaacag GTCCTGCAGGGTCTCGACTACCTTCACACCAAATGTAAAATCATCCACACCGACATCAAACCAGAGAACATcttactggaggtggaggaggtgtaCATCAGGAGGCTGGCAGCCGAGGCCACCGTCTGGCAGAGAGCTggagccccgcccccctccgGCTCATCAG TTAGCATGGCTCCCAGGGATCTGCAGGTGAgtgtccag GTTGGTAAACTGTccaaaaacaagaagaagaagctgaagaggaaaGCGAAGCGTCAGCAGAGGCTGTTGGAGGAGAGACTGGTGGACATACAG aaaatggaggaggaCGTCGCGCCGGCTGACGGCACAGACAGTAACG CTGTGAACGGAAacgcttcctgtcctccagccaaTAGCAAGGCCAGCTCAGAGTCCACCTGCTCCTGGTCAGACGACAGGTGCAACGGCCACGCCCCCGGACGCTTCTCCAGCCCCGCCTCCGGGTTATCGGGCTTCTCCAGCTCCGTGATGTCGGCGACATCCGAGTCGGCCCTTTCCACTCAGTCGGGATGCTCGAGCGGGCGAGACG CCTTCAGCGCCTCAGAGTTCATCCTCAGCCCGCTGGATCCCGGCAACGCCCACAAACTGAAAGTGAAGATCGCCGACCTGGGGAACGCCTGCTGGGTG TACAAACACTTCACCGAGGACATCCAGACCAGGCAGTACAGAGCTCTGGAGGTTCTGATCGGAGCAGAGTACGGCCCTCCCGCAGACATCTGGAGCACTGCGTgcatg GCGTTTGAGTTGGCGACGGGAGATTACCTGTTTGAGCCTCACTCGGGTGAAGACTACACCAGAGATGAAG ACCACATCGCTCACatcatggagctgctggggtCCGTTCCTCTGCCCTTCGCTCTGTCTGGCAGGTACTCCAGAGAGTACTTCAACAGGAGAG GTGATCTGCGGCACATTTCCAACCTGAAGCCGTGGGGTCTGTTCGaggtgctgttggagaagtATGAGTGGCCCCTGGATCAGGCTGCGGAGTTCAGTGACTTCCTGCTGACcatgttggagctgcagcctgacCGCCGAGCGACAGCAGCACAGTGTCTGCAACACGCGTGGCTGAACACATAG
- the srpk3 gene encoding SRSF protein kinase 3 isoform X5, which produces MLIGNGNTAATGKKHRKRCKKHRKLRTDDNRTDELCNPQNLNVKITPLTMEQPANGPGTILSSEDAPQSTEEPHEAPKASQQTGAVPLPRETPSLPPQSTLQSHSPPPLSIPKTPSPFLDVINIPLLAPESTLQTAALPSLNVATSLKILSRSLSDAGRHPVLCPSHPLLVPQNSSTVPHRTPNTSLSLPEDHPVAFKSPPSTLHSVSQNAPEIPPACAPPFAPSPPLSPSHPEPFLLNSVTFTSSVSSHLLSPVCSTSSSGPRPLDSLGPPVPTMPSVAPQLITPPQMLSPPPPELTPPPAQQLGSDDEEQEDPTDYCKGGYYPVMIGDLFNGRYHVVRKLGWGHFSTVWLCWDLQKKRFVALKVVKSAPHYTETALDEIKLLRCVRDSDPSDPYRETIVQLIDDFKISGVNGVHVCMVMEVLGHQLLKWIIKSNYMGLPLVCVKAIIKQVLQGLDYLHTKCKIIHTDIKPENILLEVEEVYIRRLAAEATVWQRAGAPPPSGSSVSMAPRDLQVGKLSKNKKKKLKRKAKRQQRLLEERLVDIQKMEEDVAPADGTDSNAVNGNASCPPANSKASSESTCSWSDDRCNGHAPGRFSSPASGLSGFSSSVMSATSESALSTQSGCSSGRDAFSASEFILSPLDPGNAHKLKVKIADLGNACWVYKHFTEDIQTRQYRALEVLIGAEYGPPADIWSTACMAFELATGDYLFEPHSGEDYTRDEDHIAHIMELLGSVPLPFALSGRYSREYFNRRGDLRHISNLKPWGLFEVLLEKYEWPLDQAAEFSDFLLTMLELQPDRRATAAQCLQHAWLNT; this is translated from the exons ATGTTAATAG GGAACGGAAACACTGCCGCCACCGGCAAGAAACACCGGAAGCGATGCAAAAAACACCGGAAGCTCCGAACAGATGACAACAG gaCTGATGAACTTTGCAACCCTCAGAACTTAAATGTAAAGATTACCCCTCTGACCATGGAGCAGCCTGCCAATGGCCCAGGGACTATTTTGTCATCTGAAGATGCGCCACAAAGCACAGAAGAGCCGCACGAAGCCCCTAAAGCATCCCAGCAGACAGGCGCCGTGCCGTTACCCAGGGAAACCCCCTCCCTGCCACCACAGAGCACCCTTCAGAgccattctcctcctcccctgagCATCCCAAAGACTCCCTCGCCCTTTCTAGATGTCATAAATATCCCTCTTCTAGCTCCTGAAAGTACCCTCCAGACCGCTGCGCTACCCTCTCTAAACGTGGCGACTTCTCTTAAGATTTTGAGCCGCTCACTGTCCGACGCAGGCCGCCATCCCGTCCTCTGTCCCAGCCACCCGCTCCTAGTTCCCCAGAATTCCTCCACCGTGCCTCACAGGACTCCAAATACCTCTCTGAGTCTTCCTGAAGACCACCCGGTCGCCTTTAAATCACCTCCGAGCACATTGCACAgtgtttcccagaatgcacctgaaATCCCTCCAGCTTGTGCTCCGCCTTTTGCTCCCAGCCCGCCgctaagcccctcccaccccgAGCCCTTCCTGCTGAACTCGgtcaccttcacctccagcGTCTCGTCCCACCTGCTCTCTCCCGTCTGCTCCACGTCTTCCTCTGGGCCCCGTCCGCTGGACTCTTTGGGCCCTCCTGTTCCCACGATGCCCTCCGTCGCCCCTCAGCTGATCACGCCGCCCCAGATGCTCAGCCCACCCCCTCCTGAGTTAACCCCGCCTCCAGCCCAGCAGCTGGGATCTGACgatgaagaacaggaagaccCCACCGACTACTGCAAAG GTGGTTACTACCCGGTGATGATCGGTGACCTGTTTAACGGGAGGTACCATGTTGTGAGAAAACTGGGCTGGGGACATTTCTCTACTGTGTGGCTCTGCTGGGACCTGca GAAAAAGCGTTTTGTGGCGTTGAAGGTGGTGAAGAGCGCTCCCCATTACACGGAGACGGCTCTGGATGAGATCAAACTTCTCCGATGT GTGAGGGACAGCGACCCCTCTGACCCCTACAGAGAAACCATCGTCCAGCTGATCGATGACTTCAAGATCTCTGGAGTTAATGGAGTCC ATGTCTGCATGGTTATGGAGGTTTTGGGACATCAGCTGTTGAAATGGATCATCAAGTCAAACTACATGGGCCtccctctggtgtgtgtgaaggccatCATcaaacag GTCCTGCAGGGTCTCGACTACCTTCACACCAAATGTAAAATCATCCACACCGACATCAAACCAGAGAACATcttactggaggtggaggaggtgtaCATCAGGAGGCTGGCAGCCGAGGCCACCGTCTGGCAGAGAGCTggagccccgcccccctccgGCTCATCAG TTAGCATGGCTCCCAGGGATCTGCAG GTTGGTAAACTGTccaaaaacaagaagaagaagctgaagaggaaaGCGAAGCGTCAGCAGAGGCTGTTGGAGGAGAGACTGGTGGACATACAG aaaatggaggaggaCGTCGCGCCGGCTGACGGCACAGACAGTAACG CTGTGAACGGAAacgcttcctgtcctccagccaaTAGCAAGGCCAGCTCAGAGTCCACCTGCTCCTGGTCAGACGACAGGTGCAACGGCCACGCCCCCGGACGCTTCTCCAGCCCCGCCTCCGGGTTATCGGGCTTCTCCAGCTCCGTGATGTCGGCGACATCCGAGTCGGCCCTTTCCACTCAGTCGGGATGCTCGAGCGGGCGAGACG CCTTCAGCGCCTCAGAGTTCATCCTCAGCCCGCTGGATCCCGGCAACGCCCACAAACTGAAAGTGAAGATCGCCGACCTGGGGAACGCCTGCTGGGTG TACAAACACTTCACCGAGGACATCCAGACCAGGCAGTACAGAGCTCTGGAGGTTCTGATCGGAGCAGAGTACGGCCCTCCCGCAGACATCTGGAGCACTGCGTgcatg GCGTTTGAGTTGGCGACGGGAGATTACCTGTTTGAGCCTCACTCGGGTGAAGACTACACCAGAGATGAAG ACCACATCGCTCACatcatggagctgctggggtCCGTTCCTCTGCCCTTCGCTCTGTCTGGCAGGTACTCCAGAGAGTACTTCAACAGGAGAG GTGATCTGCGGCACATTTCCAACCTGAAGCCGTGGGGTCTGTTCGaggtgctgttggagaagtATGAGTGGCCCCTGGATCAGGCTGCGGAGTTCAGTGACTTCCTGCTGACcatgttggagctgcagcctgacCGCCGAGCGACAGCAGCACAGTGTCTGCAACACGCGTGGCTGAACACATAG